Part of the Candidatus Baltobacteraceae bacterium genome is shown below.
CGATCGACTCGCAACTCAACGCGATTGCCGCCAAGCAGCGCACGGCCGTCGACCTCATCTCCGGACAGGTCGAAAACTCGGAACTCGTGACGCTGTACAATCGCGACCCGTCGTGGGGCGGTGCCGACGCGACCAACGGAGTGAGCCCCTTGGAGGCGATGAAAGCCGGTCACGGCGGGGAAGGCGACGCGATCTACAACGTCTGGCAAGCCGCGACGATATCCCAGCGGCCGTTCTACGATCCATACGAGCCCTTCACGCGGGCGCTAGTGAGCGACGAGGCGTCGATCTCCGATGCAGAAAGCGTCGCCTCGAAGAGCATCGTCGAAGCCTCGGGAGGATGCCAATAGGAAGGATAGCCGATTCTCGTCGCGGTTAGCTGTGGAATCGCGGCCGCGGCGTTCTACGGGTCGGCCGATTTCCTCGGAGGTTTCGCGTCAAAACGCGCGCCGATGCTTGCCGTCACGCTTATCGCGCAGTCGGTCGGGCTGATCTGCCTGCTCGGCGTCGTGCCGTTTTACGGCGGTCATCCACTGCATTCCGAGCTGCTCTGGAGCGCGGCCGGCGGCGTCTTCGGCGCAATAGGTATCGCGCTGCTCTACCACGCGCTTTCGATCGGAAAGATGGGTGTGGTTTCGCCGATCACGGCCGTCATTGCCGCGGCGTTTCCCGTCATCGCCGGAGTCGTCCGCGGTGACGCGTTGACGTGGTTCCAACTGCTCGGCATCTTCGTCGCACTCGTCGCCGTCGTGCTGATCTCGATGTCGAAAGAAGAAAGTGGAGAGCGCGAGATCGCGACCGAAGGCGTCAAAGAGGCAATTGCGTCGGGCGTCGCAATCGGTCTCTTTTTCTTGGCGCTGGGTCTGGGTCAGCGCGGCCACGGCTTCGGCGGTTTGCTCGCCGCCCGCATCGGATCGGTCGTGTGTCTGCTGCTGTTGGCGCTTGCCGGCCGAACGCCGATGCGGCTGCCGCGCGCGACGCTTGGAACGGTCGTGGCCTCCGGCGCGATCGACATGACCGCGAACGCGCTCTACGTCGTGGCCGCGCAAACCGGCCAGCTGGCCGTTGCATCGGTGCTGACCTCGCTCTACCCGGCCAGCACCGTTTTTCTCGCCCGTTTCGTCCTGCGCGAACGCTTGCAGCTCGTCCAGAAGTTCGGCGTGGGTTTGGCGCTGATCGGCGTGGCGCTCATCGCGGCGTAGTGGTAATCTGGGGACGGAGGAACTCGTATGCTGCTAGCATGGATCAGCTTCTTGCTCACCGCTATGGTATCTCCGCCCGCGCCGCAGCCCTCGCCGCCCAAGACGATCGTCACCGTGCATTCGTCACAGTTCTGCACGTACTTGGTCCTGGCGATCCGGCCGGCCCTCGTCGGTTTGATGCGCAACGACCAACTGATCGACCTGGGACGATCGACCCTGGTTGCCGGCGACCGCGATGTGAAATTCGGCGGCGCGCCGGTCTCGTCGTTCAATCAGCAAGGCGCGGCGCAGTGGACCGCCTCGGAGGGCGACGTCATGCTGCTCGACGCCCGGCAGCGCCAGCTGACCGCGGCAATCACGCAAAACATGGAGATGGTCCAAACGGTGCTGGCCAATCCAAACGCGCCCAAGCCCGACGGCGACGACAAGGCCAAGCTCGCGCAGATCAGGGCGCAACTGGACCTGATTCTGCACGAGCAGCGCAGCGCAACCAACATTATTGCCGGTAACACCGCCACGTCGGACCTAGCGGGCCTCTATAACTCCTCGTCGGCCACCGGCATCGAAAGGGACGTGGTTGCGCCCATAACGCCGGCGGATCAGAGCGGCACTTCGGCACTGGGCGCGCGCCTGACGTCGCAGAATAACGTCGTGCCTCAAAGGGGAGGAATAAGGGGCTTCGCGCCAACGACCGATCCCACCACGGCATCGCAAGCAGCGATAAACCGCGCCGCAGGCTCGAACACGTTCGACAGTCCGTACGCGAAGCTCGCCAGCGCGTTAAAGATCGATCAAGCGATGATCGGACAAACCGAACAAACCGCGGCGCACGCGATTATCGAAGCGGTAGAAGGTTGCGAGTAGCGCTCTTGCTCTTAGTTGTTCTTGGAGCGCCGTCGCCGCAGCCGGCGCTCAAGACCATCGTAACCGTGCATTCGTCACCCTTCTGTACGGCATTGGCAAACTCGGTAAAACCCGCGCTCGCCGGTCTGATGCGAAACGACCAGTTGATCGACTTGGGGCGATCGGCATTGATGGCCGGCGACCGCAACGCGAAATATGGCGGCGAGCCAACCTCGTCGTTCAACCAACAAGGACCGGCGCAGTGGTC
Proteins encoded:
- a CDS encoding DMT family transporter, giving the protein MLVAVSCGIAAAAFYGSADFLGGFASKRAPMLAVTLIAQSVGLICLLGVVPFYGGHPLHSELLWSAAGGVFGAIGIALLYHALSIGKMGVVSPITAVIAAAFPVIAGVVRGDALTWFQLLGIFVALVAVVLISMSKEESGEREIATEGVKEAIASGVAIGLFFLALGLGQRGHGFGGLLAARIGSVVCLLLLALAGRTPMRLPRATLGTVVASGAIDMTANALYVVAAQTGQLAVASVLTSLYPASTVFLARFVLRERLQLVQKFGVGLALIGVALIAA